A genomic stretch from Leptospira licerasiae serovar Varillal str. VAR 010 includes:
- a CDS encoding ABC transporter ATP-binding protein translates to MKIFFRLMSYSVRYKYRFSLGIVFALLTAILNAVSLTSIIPLFDTMAADPNTRFQFEFTEAEQEIIAKEESNLEIRLNPVERAKKVLIDVKRWSNGRTKYMEPKEVVWAVCLLILPLYGLKLITYLASVYCLATAGYWAVRDIRQELFEKNQMLPLTFFFKEKTGLLMSRIINDVEIVAAVISSNFRDATINFFYVITHLLVLLYLNTELLLIACGIVPLVILPVTLFTKKITRSTERFQEKLADLNANLQEMISGIKVIRVFNTEKYEKEKFQKINQNVYRRNFKGQYYLQIAPSLVELTSSLVALGFFALGARYILAGNVGSPFTVGQFMVFLLTLLFLLRPLTQLSQMVGKISQAIIAGRRIFEIIDLETEDHSEEEKVKVERVTDSIQFKGVNFAYPGTNAEVLKDINLKVKVGETIAIVGASGCGKSTLMDLIPRFFDPSVGSIEFDGQNIKDLSLADLRNKIGIVTQDIFLFHGKVADNIAYGKPGANRKDVIRAARLAHAHDFIKQMDNGYDSILGVRGLNLSGGQRQRLVIARALLRDPEIMILDEATSALDAESERLVSDAFRRLFANRTTFVIAHRLSTIKDIPRILVMDNGRIVEEGNHTSLMEKNGLYRKLTDNQYAGAGMLP, encoded by the coding sequence ATGAAAATCTTTTTCCGCTTAATGAGCTATTCAGTACGTTATAAGTACAGATTTTCATTAGGGATCGTATTTGCTCTTCTGACTGCTATCTTAAATGCAGTCTCCTTAACTTCCATCATTCCTCTTTTTGATACTATGGCTGCGGATCCGAACACCCGCTTTCAATTCGAATTCACTGAAGCAGAACAGGAGATTATCGCTAAAGAGGAATCCAATTTAGAAATACGATTAAATCCTGTAGAAAGAGCTAAAAAAGTACTGATCGACGTTAAAAGATGGTCTAACGGACGCACTAAATACATGGAACCTAAGGAAGTGGTTTGGGCAGTTTGCCTTTTGATCCTTCCTTTGTACGGCCTCAAGCTGATCACCTATCTTGCTTCGGTTTATTGTCTCGCTACTGCAGGTTATTGGGCTGTCCGGGATATCCGACAGGAACTGTTCGAAAAAAACCAAATGCTCCCTCTTACTTTTTTCTTTAAAGAAAAAACAGGGCTTTTGATGAGCAGGATCATCAACGATGTGGAAATAGTGGCAGCGGTGATCTCCTCTAATTTTAGGGACGCTACGATAAACTTTTTCTACGTTATCACTCACCTTTTAGTATTACTTTATTTGAATACGGAACTTCTTCTTATCGCGTGCGGGATCGTTCCTTTGGTAATTCTGCCCGTCACCTTATTCACGAAGAAGATCACAAGGTCCACGGAAAGATTCCAAGAAAAACTTGCGGATCTGAACGCAAATCTACAAGAAATGATCTCCGGAATTAAAGTGATCCGCGTTTTTAATACGGAAAAATACGAAAAGGAAAAATTCCAGAAGATAAATCAGAACGTTTATCGTAGGAATTTTAAAGGACAGTACTATCTACAGATCGCGCCAAGTTTGGTGGAGCTGACTTCTTCTTTAGTCGCTCTTGGATTTTTTGCATTAGGCGCTAGGTATATTCTCGCTGGAAATGTGGGTTCTCCATTCACAGTCGGACAATTCATGGTATTCCTTCTCACACTTCTTTTCCTTCTCCGCCCTTTAACACAACTCTCTCAGATGGTTGGAAAAATTTCCCAAGCGATCATCGCCGGAAGAAGGATCTTCGAGATCATAGATCTGGAAACAGAAGATCATAGCGAAGAAGAAAAAGTAAAAGTCGAAAGAGTCACGGATTCCATTCAGTTCAAAGGTGTTAACTTCGCTTATCCGGGAACGAACGCAGAAGTCCTGAAAGATATCAACTTGAAGGTAAAGGTCGGAGAAACTATCGCGATCGTAGGAGCCAGCGGTTGTGGGAAGTCCACATTGATGGACTTAATCCCAAGATTCTTTGATCCGAGCGTAGGTTCCATCGAATTCGATGGACAGAATATAAAAGATCTTTCTCTCGCAGATCTTCGTAATAAGATAGGGATCGTGACCCAGGACATATTCCTATTCCACGGAAAAGTGGCGGATAATATCGCTTATGGCAAACCGGGAGCGAATAGAAAAGATGTGATCCGTGCCGCTAGACTTGCTCATGCGCATGACTTTATTAAACAAATGGACAACGGATACGATAGTATTTTAGGAGTGAGAGGTTTAAATCTTTCAGGCGGCCAAAGACAAAGACTCGTGATCGCAAGAGCACTCTTAAGAGATCCGGAAATTATGATCTTGGACGAAGCCACCTCCGCGTTAGATGCAGAGTCGGAAAGATTAGTCAGTGACGCATTCCGCAGATTGTTCGCAAACCGTACTACATTCGTAATCGCACATAGACTTTCTACCATCAAAGACATTCCGCGTATACTTGTTATGGACAACGGAAGAATTGTAGAAGAAGGAAATCATACTTCTCTAATGGAGAAAAACGGTCTTTATAGAAAACTCACAGATAACCAATATGCCGGAGCGGGGATGCTACCTTGA
- the trpE gene encoding anthranilate synthase component I, whose amino-acid sequence METPVSLFAKWGGTEAKHSFLLESVEGGENVGRNSFLGKDPYRLVYGKNGLFYVSKRKEPETEIITYDPLFLLEYSMGDDKYVPDHRLPSFQGGAVGFLSFGAVRYYENIPDTKPEDEPAPDAYFALYDEVLVVDHVDRLLRIVVNARLSEYEDPKACYEATLERIDAIEKEIREGELPGWVAHPRESKEKLEYIPNIPDEDYKKAVQKAKEYIYAGDIFQVVPSRKLEFRPGVPPFQVYRGLRTVNPSPYMYFLKLDDISLVGSSPEIMVKCKDRKTYLRPIAGTRPRGANPEADKLLEENLLADPKEIAEHIMLVDLGRNDLGRVCEAGSVRVEDFKIIEKYSHVMHIVSQCSGILEEGKSVYDLLRATLPAGTVSGAPKIRAMEIIDELERTRRGIYSGALGYISYQGDTDMAIVIRTISFYGEKAFVQAGGGVVYDSSPEGELEETKNKMAALLRAVDFARNGLKGEWNR is encoded by the coding sequence TTGGAAACCCCGGTGTCCCTTTTTGCAAAATGGGGAGGCACCGAGGCCAAACATTCTTTCCTTTTAGAATCGGTAGAAGGGGGAGAGAATGTAGGTAGGAATTCCTTCTTAGGAAAAGATCCTTATAGATTGGTCTACGGTAAGAACGGACTATTCTATGTTTCCAAAAGAAAAGAACCCGAGACTGAGATCATTACTTATGATCCTTTATTCCTATTAGAATATTCAATGGGAGACGACAAATACGTTCCGGATCATAGGCTTCCTTCTTTCCAGGGAGGAGCAGTAGGTTTTCTTTCCTTTGGTGCTGTCCGTTATTATGAAAATATCCCGGATACTAAGCCGGAAGACGAACCGGCTCCGGATGCATACTTCGCGCTATATGACGAGGTCTTGGTAGTAGATCATGTGGATCGTCTTTTAAGGATCGTAGTGAATGCACGTCTTTCAGAATACGAAGATCCTAAAGCTTGTTACGAAGCTACATTAGAAAGAATTGATGCGATCGAAAAAGAGATCAGAGAAGGAGAACTCCCTGGTTGGGTCGCACATCCGCGCGAATCCAAAGAAAAGTTGGAATACATTCCTAATATTCCAGACGAGGATTATAAAAAAGCGGTACAGAAAGCTAAGGAGTACATTTACGCGGGAGATATTTTCCAAGTAGTTCCTTCTAGAAAGTTGGAATTCCGACCGGGAGTTCCTCCTTTTCAAGTATATCGCGGATTAAGAACGGTAAATCCGAGTCCTTATATGTATTTCCTAAAGTTGGATGATATTTCCTTGGTGGGATCTTCTCCGGAGATCATGGTAAAATGTAAGGATAGAAAAACTTACCTCCGACCTATCGCAGGAACAAGACCAAGAGGAGCCAATCCGGAAGCGGATAAACTTCTGGAAGAAAATCTTTTGGCGGATCCCAAAGAGATCGCTGAACATATTATGCTCGTAGACTTAGGAAGAAACGATTTAGGTAGAGTATGCGAGGCTGGAAGTGTCCGGGTCGAAGACTTTAAAATTATAGAAAAATATTCCCACGTTATGCATATCGTGAGCCAATGTTCCGGGATTTTAGAAGAAGGAAAATCGGTATACGATCTTCTCCGCGCCACACTTCCGGCAGGAACTGTGTCAGGCGCGCCTAAGATCAGAGCTATGGAGATCATAGACGAACTGGAAAGAACCAGAAGAGGAATTTATTCCGGAGCCTTGGGTTATATTTCCTACCAAGGAGATACCGACATGGCGATCGTGATCCGCACCATCTCTTTTTACGGAGAAAAGGCATTCGTCCAAGCCGGCGGCGGAGTAGTTTACGATTCTTCTCCCGAAGGCGAGTTAGAAGAGACCAAAAACAAAATGGCAGCATTACTCCGAGCAGTGGACTTTGCAAGGAACGGATTGAAAGGAGAATGGAATAGATGA
- a CDS encoding nitrilase-related carbon-nitrogen hydrolase, whose amino-acid sequence MRKYIFGSILSIVCMYSIWAYSFLGNSSDKIVLGISSYSYGKDFGKGNLIGVEPFMTPGDYSNRKRFLEKTESYLINAKQSGWINDKTIFVFPEYYGTWLVVSGEKSSLYTSPDLQSGMIYFILRNPFSFLFHLFTSKENDKIQASIFKIKADDMKKIYESSFSFLAQKYGVTILAGSIVLPSPSVENGKIVLDASSLFNTSFVFGKDGSVLGEPVRKKFLTEEEKPFLDSNIKPGTVINTPAGKMGILVCADSWYPESYSNLKELGADFIAVPSYVNRGELSVWDQAWAGYNGEKNPSDVDPGDIGKITEGQAWKKYALETRAVRSGFKNGINVFLQGKLWDLESDGKASILRNGKPEIVSIPEYNKNRIYNLWL is encoded by the coding sequence GTGAGAAAATATATATTTGGCAGTATTTTATCGATCGTTTGTATGTATTCGATCTGGGCTTATTCTTTTTTGGGAAATTCATCGGATAAAATTGTTTTAGGGATTAGTTCTTATTCTTACGGAAAGGATTTTGGCAAAGGGAACCTGATCGGAGTGGAGCCTTTTATGACTCCTGGAGATTATTCCAATCGCAAGAGATTTTTAGAGAAGACGGAATCCTATCTTATAAATGCAAAACAGTCGGGTTGGATCAATGATAAGACGATTTTTGTTTTCCCGGAATATTACGGGACTTGGTTGGTAGTATCAGGAGAAAAATCTTCCTTATATACTTCTCCCGACTTGCAATCCGGCATGATATACTTCATTCTCCGTAATCCTTTTTCCTTTCTGTTTCATCTTTTTACTTCTAAGGAGAACGATAAGATACAAGCTTCTATATTTAAGATCAAAGCTGACGATATGAAAAAGATCTATGAGAGTAGTTTCTCCTTTCTTGCTCAAAAATACGGAGTTACGATCTTGGCCGGCTCTATTGTTCTGCCTTCTCCTTCTGTTGAGAACGGAAAAATTGTTTTAGATGCTTCTTCTCTATTCAATACAAGTTTTGTCTTTGGAAAAGACGGCTCCGTTTTAGGGGAACCGGTTCGTAAAAAGTTTTTAACGGAAGAAGAGAAGCCGTTCTTGGATTCTAATATAAAACCGGGAACGGTTATAAATACCCCTGCCGGAAAAATGGGGATCCTTGTTTGTGCGGATTCTTGGTATCCGGAGTCTTATTCGAATCTGAAAGAGTTGGGTGCGGATTTTATAGCGGTTCCGTCATATGTCAATCGAGGAGAATTGTCTGTATGGGACCAAGCTTGGGCAGGTTATAATGGAGAGAAAAATCCTTCCGATGTGGATCCAGGGGATATTGGAAAGATCACAGAAGGGCAGGCCTGGAAAAAATACGCTTTGGAAACGAGAGCCGTCCGATCCGGATTTAAGAATGGGATCAATGTATTTTTACAGGGAAAACTTTGGGACTTGGAATCGGATGGTAAAGCCTCTATTTTAAGGAATGGAAAGCCGGAAATCGTCTCGATTCCCGAGTATAATAAAAATCGAATATATAATCTTTGGCTTTAA
- a CDS encoding anthranilate synthase component II, whose protein sequence is MILLVDNYDSFTYNLYQYFSQIGNKVEVYRNDKIDLSEIKKLAPKGIILSPGPGRPEDSGVCIDILKELSGQLPILGVCLGHQAIGLVYGGKIVNAPSIMHGKVSLIEHDGKDIYKSLPSPFLATRYHSLVIQPESLPDVLEVASKTEDGIIMGVRHKTKPHLYGVQFHPESIMTQNGLELVRNFSRIVSEA, encoded by the coding sequence ATGATCCTTCTCGTAGACAATTATGATTCTTTTACATATAATCTGTATCAGTATTTTTCGCAGATCGGCAACAAGGTAGAAGTTTATCGGAACGATAAGATAGACCTGAGCGAGATAAAAAAATTGGCTCCTAAAGGGATCATACTAAGTCCAGGTCCAGGACGTCCCGAAGATTCAGGAGTTTGTATCGATATTCTAAAAGAACTGTCGGGACAATTACCGATCTTAGGAGTATGTTTAGGTCACCAAGCCATAGGACTTGTGTATGGTGGAAAGATCGTAAACGCTCCTAGTATCATGCACGGAAAAGTAAGTTTGATAGAACATGATGGTAAGGATATTTATAAGTCTCTGCCTTCTCCCTTCTTAGCCACCAGATATCATTCTCTTGTGATCCAACCTGAAAGTCTTCCTGATGTATTAGAAGTCGCCTCCAAGACGGAGGACGGGATTATCATGGGAGTGCGTCATAAAACAAAACCTCATTTATATGGAGTTCAATTCCATCCGGAATCTATCATGACCCAAAACGGATTGGAATTGGTAAGAAACTTTTCCCGGATCGTTTCAGAAGCATAA
- a CDS encoding acyl-CoA dehydrogenase family protein, whose protein sequence is MDFALSDDQKALRGLARDFAKNEIRPKAEHHDKTGEYPLQILKKAWEIGLMNIHIPEKYNGAGMTELDDTIIGEELFWGCSAMATAILANNLALAPVLIGASDEILKKWVQPMTEQFQLCAYAVTEPGAGSDVAGIRTTARKVGDEYIINGSKMWITNAGYADWFFVLTKTDPAAGHKGITGFIVSSKTPGVVVGKKELNMGQRCSDTRGITFEEVKVHKSQMIGKEGDGFKIAMGAFDHTRPGVATGAVGVARAAMEHALEYAKTRTAFGKPIIENQAISFMIAEMARDIEAGRLLCHQAAWLIDNGFRNTYQASIAKAFCADACMRITTDAVQVLGGYGFNSEYPVEKLMRDAKIFQIYEGTSQIQRLIISRYLTEGKGIEGPNL, encoded by the coding sequence ATGGATTTCGCTCTTTCAGACGATCAAAAAGCGCTTAGAGGTCTTGCCAGAGATTTTGCAAAAAATGAGATCCGCCCAAAAGCGGAACATCACGATAAAACGGGAGAATACCCTCTTCAGATCTTGAAAAAGGCCTGGGAAATCGGCTTAATGAATATCCATATTCCGGAAAAATACAACGGGGCCGGAATGACTGAGTTAGATGATACGATCATCGGCGAGGAGTTATTCTGGGGCTGTTCCGCAATGGCCACAGCGATCCTTGCAAACAACTTAGCATTGGCGCCGGTACTCATCGGAGCAAGCGATGAGATCCTAAAAAAATGGGTTCAGCCGATGACTGAACAATTCCAACTTTGTGCGTATGCAGTTACCGAACCTGGTGCAGGCTCCGACGTTGCCGGTATCCGCACTACCGCTAGAAAGGTCGGAGACGAATATATCATAAACGGTTCCAAGATGTGGATCACCAACGCAGGTTATGCGGATTGGTTTTTCGTTCTAACCAAAACAGATCCTGCTGCGGGTCACAAAGGTATCACTGGATTTATAGTTAGTTCCAAAACTCCAGGCGTGGTCGTCGGAAAAAAAGAATTGAACATGGGACAAAGATGTTCCGACACAAGAGGAATCACTTTCGAAGAAGTGAAAGTCCACAAAAGCCAGATGATCGGTAAAGAAGGCGACGGATTTAAAATCGCAATGGGAGCATTCGATCATACTCGTCCGGGGGTTGCAACCGGAGCAGTAGGTGTTGCTAGAGCAGCTATGGAACATGCATTAGAATATGCTAAAACTAGAACTGCATTCGGTAAACCTATCATCGAGAACCAAGCAATTTCCTTTATGATCGCCGAGATGGCGAGAGATATAGAAGCAGGAAGACTTCTTTGCCACCAAGCTGCTTGGTTGATCGACAACGGTTTCAGAAATACCTACCAAGCTTCTATTGCTAAAGCATTCTGCGCAGACGCTTGTATGAGAATTACCACTGACGCAGTACAAGTGTTAGGCGGTTACGGTTTTAACTCTGAGTATCCTGTGGAAAAACTGATGAGAGACGCGAAAATTTTCCAAATTTACGAAGGTACTTCTCAAATCCAAAGATTGATCATCTCTCGTTACCTGACAGAAGGTAAAGGGATAGAAGGGCCGAACCTCTGA
- a CDS encoding response regulator, whose translation MKPLVLVVDDNDRYANNLKTYLQENGCEVLRALDASQGWDLYLANKHKLKAIITDITMETQTSGLWMIRKIYQDGFEGIKVISTTGFDVSGVMAISKYFLPWFAGIEYMVPKVPLKKGEVILLPTSGVFSDFLSKLKS comes from the coding sequence TTGAAACCATTAGTTCTTGTAGTAGACGATAATGATCGTTATGCGAATAATCTAAAGACCTATTTGCAGGAAAACGGATGCGAAGTCCTTCGCGCATTAGACGCTTCTCAAGGCTGGGATCTATATCTTGCAAATAAACATAAACTCAAAGCCATCATCACCGACATCACTATGGAAACCCAGACCTCAGGCCTTTGGATGATACGTAAGATCTACCAAGACGGATTCGAAGGAATTAAGGTCATCTCCACTACCGGGTTCGACGTTTCCGGAGTAATGGCGATAAGTAAATATTTCCTTCCTTGGTTCGCAGGAATAGAATACATGGTTCCAAAGGTTCCTTTAAAAAAAGGAGAAGTTATACTTTTGCCCACCAGCGGAGTTTTTTCGGATTTTTTAAGTAAATTAAAATCTTAA